Proteins encoded in a region of the Excalfactoria chinensis isolate bCotChi1 chromosome 16, bCotChi1.hap2, whole genome shotgun sequence genome:
- the LOC140259687 gene encoding serotransferrin-2-like, with protein MKAVLVIVLIIFTLLSSGKKFRWCTLSDLEQRKCAELSKALTAVLPVTNTDSFARISCIRAHNTYDCIDKIRANKADAASLDAGDVYSAVKLHGLTVVAKEIYEQGNCVFAVAVAKRGTLNIQRLRGVRSCHNGARWTSGWNIPFGFLLARNDLSWDEAQPLSKVISEYFNASCIPGVGVAAPQLCALCQGQKSYVRDKNHFCEASSNEPFYDSDGALRCLKDGVADVAFLDHLTILGATESEQQEYVLLCPDGTTAELSKYNTCNLGKGPGRGIITRLNFQKITNKFLTMLQRLFGQEGKERARFELFNSSSFGGKNLLFRDATQHLQLFEEQLEIAYVLGLDYVALLKGLGHEGSSLDNSVVRWCCISNAELRKCEEWALSIKSDPLVCVQAASMANCIEMIKSSEADAVSLDATHVYIAGRCGLVPVAAECYGQVYAPDDEISEEMRKLHLKCKGLSPVYAVALTKKNAKQINIHNLRGRRSCHSHLYSPGGWLLLSRYTVGAQENVTENCDIGSAYQNFFWKGCMPGADGNLCKVCIGGSEVEGARVSSRCAAGHNEHYYGNMGALRCLVGNPSGRSFGDVAFLEHSNLLWNIENLESSGWAKGYTAADFELLCPDGTRAAVTEWAACNLGSVPPSAVMTRPVTVTKIYDFLMKSQEFLGTKLDSEFHLFHSQKYGESDLLFKDATRSLIPATHMSYREILGEAFFQLAESVFNCTPAGILDFCKQDVCASSLI; from the exons gcaaataAAGCAGATGCTGCTTCCCTGGATGCAGGAGATGTTTACTCTGCTGTAAAGCTACATGGTTTGACTGTTGTGGCAAAGGAGATCTATGAACAGG GAAATTGTGTTTTTGCTGTGGCTGTTGCCAAGCGAGGAACTTTGAATATCCAGAGGCTACGAGGTGTGCGCAGCTGCCACAATGGGGCCAGATGGACCTCAGGCTGGAATATTCCTTTTGGATTTCTCCTTGCAAGAAATGATCTTTCCTGGGATGAAGCACAACCCCTGAGCAAAG TAATCAGTGAGTATTTCAATGCAAGTTGCATCCCTGGAGTTGGTGTtgctgctcctcagctgtgTGCTCTCTGCCAAGGACAAAAATCATATGTCAGAGACAAGAACCACTTCTGTGAGGCCAGTAGCAACGAACCCTTCTATGACTCTGATGGAGCCCTCAG ATGCTTGAAGGATGGAGTAGCAGATGTTGCATTTTTAGATCACCTGACAATTCTGGGAGCTACAG AGTCAGAGCAACAAGAATACGTACTCTTGTGTCCTGATGGGACTACAGCTGAGCTGAGCAAATACAACACCTGTAACTTGGGCAAGGGGCCTGGCCGTGGCATCATCACCCGCCTCAACTTCCAAAAGATCACCAACAAATTTCTTACCATGCTCCAA CGTCTCTTTGgtcaagaaggaaaggaaagagccAGATTTGAACTTTTCAATTCATCATCCTTTGGAGGAAAGAACCTTCTCTTTCGAGATGCCACTCAGCACCTGCAGCTTTTTGAGGAACAGCTAGAAATTGCATATGTCCTTGGTCTGGATTATGTAGCGCTCCTTAAGGGACTAGGCCATGAAG GGAGCTCCTTGGACAACAGTGTTGTGCGCTGGTGCTGCATCAGCAATGCTGAGCTTCGCAAATGTGAGGAGTGGGCACTGAGCATCAAATCTGACCCATTAGTCTGTGTCCAAGCAGCTTCCATGGCAAACTGCATTGAAATGATCAAG AGTAGTGAGGCTGATGCAGTCAGTCTGGATGCAACCCATGTCTACATTGCGGGGAGGTGCGGATTGGTGCCTGTAGCTGCAGAATGTTATG GGCAGGTTTATGCTCCAGATGATGAGATCTCAGAGGAAATGAGGAAGCTTCATCTAAAGTGCAAGG GACTGTCACCTGTTTATGCTGTGGCCCTCACTAAGAAAAATGCCAAACAGATTAACATCCATAACCTGCGGGGAAGGAGATCATGCCACAGCCACTTGTATAGTCCTGGAGGATGGTTACTTCTTTCCAGATATACAGTCGGAGCTCAGGAGAATGTTACTGAAAACTGTGATATTGGATCTG cttACCAGAATTTCTTTTGGAAAGGCTGCATGCCAGGAGCAGATGGAAACCTGTGCAAAGTGTGCATTGGAGGCAGTGAGGTGGAAGGAGCTCGAGTATCCAGCAGATGTGCTGCCGGTCACAATGAACACTACTATGGCAATATGGGAGCACTCAG GTGCTTGGTTGGCAATCCCAGTGGAAGAAGCTTTGGAGATGTAGCTTTTCTGGAACACTCAAACCTACTCTGGAATATAGAGA ACCTGGAAAGCTCTGGTTGGGCAAAAGGTTATACAGCTGCTGACTTTGAACTCTTGTGTCCGGATGGAACGCGTGCTGCAGTCACAGAATGGGCTGCCTGCAACCTTGGTTCTGTTCCTCCCAGCGCAGTCATGACTCGACCAGTCACTGTCACTAAAATCTATGACTTCCTAATGAAATCTCAG GAATTTCTGGGGACCAAGCTGGATTCTGAATTCCATCTCTTCCACTCACAAAAATACGGTGAAAGTGATCTGCTTTTCAAAGATGCCACTCGGTCCCTTATTCCTGCAACTCACATGAGCTATCGGGAAATCCTTGGAGAAGCTTTCTTCCAGCTGGCAGAGTCCGTGTTTAATTGTACACCTGCAG GCATCTTAGACTTTTGCAAACAGGATGTCTGTGCCTCCTCGTTGATCTGA
- the SGF29 gene encoding SAGA-associated factor 29, protein MALVSADSRIAELLSELQRLLGHTQEERSRSEHNLINIQKTHERMQTENKISPYYRTKLRGLYTTAKADAEAECNILRKALDKIAEIKSLLEERRIAAKIAGIYSDAEPPRKTMRRGVLMTLLQQSAMTLPLWIGKPGDKPPPLCGAVPAAGDYVAKPGDKVAARVKAVDGDEQWILAEVVSYSHAANKYEVDDIDEEGKERHTLSRRRVIPLPQWKANPETDPEALFQREQLVLALYPQTTCFYRALIHAPPQRPQDDYSVLFEDTSYADGYSPPLNVAQRYVVACKETKKK, encoded by the exons ATGGCGCTGGTGTCGGCCGACTCGCGCATCGCCGAGCTGCTGTCCGAGCTGCAGCGGCTGCTGGGGCACACGCAG GAGGAGCGATCCCGCAGCGAGCACAACCTCATCAACATCCAGAAGACGCACGAGAGGATGCAGACCGAGAATAAGA TCTCTCCGTACTACCGCACGAAGCTGCGCGGGCTGTACACCACCGCCAAGGCCGATGCTGAGGCCGAGTGCAA CATCCTGCGCAAGGCGCTGGACAAGATCGCTGAGATCAAGTCTCTGCTGGAAGAGCGCCGCATTG CTGCCAAGATTGCAGGGATCTACAGTGACGCGGAGCCGCCGCGCAAGACGATGCGGCGTGGCGTGCTGATGACGCTGCTGCAGCAGTCAGCCATGACGCTGCCGCTCTGGATTGGCAAGCCAGGCGACAA GCCCCCCCCACTGTGCGGTGCCGTGCCAGCAGCTGGGGACTACGTGGCCAAGCCCGGGGACAAAGTGGCGGCACGTGTCAAGGCAGTGGACGGCGATGAGCAGTGGATCCTGGCTGAGGTGGTCAGCTACAGCCATGCTGCCAACAA GTATGAGGTGGACGACATCGATGAGGAGGGAAAAGA GAGGCACACGCTCAGCCGGCGCCGTGTGATCCCTCTGCCACAGTGGAAGGCCAACCCTGAGACCGACCCCGAAGCGCTGTTCCAGCGCgagcagctggtgctggcaCTATACCCACAGACCACCTGCTTCTACCGTGCCCTCATCCACGCGCCCCCACAGCGG CCGCAGGACGACTACTCGGTGCTGTTTGAGGACACATCGTATGCCGACGGCTACTCACCGCCATTGAACGTGGCGCAGCGCTACGTCGTTGCCTGCAAGGAGACCAAGAAGAAGTGA
- the LOC140259690 gene encoding structure-specific endonuclease subunit SLX1-like: MPLRAVYLLSAPGPRGRPRTYVGFTHDPWRRLRQHNAGRQKGGARRTSGRGPWQMELYVHGFPSDVAALRFEWAWQHPAASRRLQDARPRPLPGEQPIAFALRMLPRLLWAPPWRRLPLRLRWLRPPPGPALCPAPPPHVVIEIDPAGPKPRPKKRPTPTLATPPPCTLCSEPCEGPILRCPRPPCPARCHARCLAPRFLGAEPKELLPLGGTCPCCQQEVLWGELMGHGDGDDEWADLEDPALGHWTDELLQSQQEDPE; encoded by the exons ATGCCGCTGCGCGCCGTGTACCTCCTCAGCGCCCCCGGGCCCCGCGGGCGGCCCCGCACCTACGTGGGATTCACGCACGACCCGTGGCGGCGGCTGCGGCAGCACAACGCGGGGCGGCAGAAGGGCGGGGCGCGGCGCACGAGCGGGCGCGGGCCGTG GCAGATGGAGCTTTACGTGCACGGCTTCCCGTCCGACGTAGCGGCGCTGCGG TTCGAGTGGGCGTGGCAACaccccgccgcctcccgccgaCTCCAGGATGCGAGACCCCGCCCCCTTCCCGGCGAGCAGCCAATCGCCTTCGCTCTCCGTATGCTGCCCCGCCTACTCTGGGCTCCACCCTGGCGTCGCCTACCGCTGCGCCTTCGCTGGCTCCGCCCCCCTCCGGGCCCCGCCCTctgcccggccccgcccccccACGTCGTTATAGAAATAGACCCGGCAGGGCCGAAGCCACGCCCCAAGAAGCGGCCCACGCCCACTttggccacgccccctccatGCACGCTGTGCTCGGAGCCCTGCGAG GGCCCAATCCTGCGCTGTCCCCGCCCCCCCTGCCCTGCCCGCTGCCATGCCCGCTGCCTGGCCCCGCGCTTCCTGGGGGCAGAACCAAAGGAACTGCTTCCACTGGGCGGCACCTGCCCATG ctgccagcaggaggtGCTGTGGGGAGAGCTGATGGGCCACGGGGATGGTGACGATGAGTGGGCGGACCTGGAAGACCCTGCCTTG GGCCACTGGACAgatgagctgctgcagagccaacAAGAGGACCCTGAGTGA